In Haliscomenobacter hydrossis DSM 1100, the DNA window ATCACTTCCGAAAAGCCAATTCGACTAAAACGAATGCACTGCACCCATTCCTGAGCAGAGGCATATTCGGCATCGGCGAGCAGTTTTTGGTTCATGTTGAAGGCTCGCCGCGCTACATCCAGTCCACCAGGTAATATTCCTTCGGTGTGGCAACCCCGGTAAACCGCATCCAGCATGACCGACCAGATGTGCATCAGCCGCTCGTCGATTTCGGCTTTACTCAGAAAGGTTTTTTCATTTTCATAAACGATGTCCGAAATTTTGCGCTTGGTCTGTTTGCACCATTGCAATAAGTCCTCTCCGCTGCCAACCACAAAGGGAACCGGGGAGTCGTGGCCCAGTGCAACATGTTCCTCTCCTTCTTTGACCACAAAACCTCCCCCGATGGAGTAATAAGTACTGTGGTGAATGGTTTCGCCACGAGCGTTGATGGCACTAAGTTTCATACCATTGGCATGAAAAGGCAACATCTCATAACCTCGAAAATGGATGTCTGCTTCTGGGTCAAAATGGATGGGATGGGTTCCGGCCAGATGGAGTGTTTTGCGTTGAAGGATTTGTTCAGGTAGCGTTTTTACTTCGGCTACGGGGACGGTCACGGGGTCTTTTCCACTCAAGCCCATCAAAATGGCAATATCGGTGCCGTGCCCCTTCCCCGTGAGGGCCAGTGATCCATAGAGGAGTACTTCCAGTTTGTTGGTTTTTTCCAGCAAGGTTTGCGCGGTCAACTCCTGCACAAAGCGCTCGGCTGCCCGCCAGGGTCCCAAGGTATGAGAACTGGAAGGCCCTACGCCAATTTTGAGCATGTCAAAAACACTGATGAATTCCATTTGGTTAGGCTGTTTTGATATCGAGATGTTCCCACCAACCGACACCTCGACTTCGCTCGGTGACCGATTGGTGGGAACGTCTCGATATCAAATTATCGGTTAAGACTCTCTTTCAATTTAGCAATATAATCCCCTAAAGTAGCACTAAATAGCGGAACCACATCCGTTGGAATGCGGGATTCCATAGCAGCCATGAGTGCCTTAGCATCCTCAATTTTTCCCAATTCGATCAATTGAAAAATAGCGTTGGCGTAGCCGATGCGGTAAAAGTTGAGTTGATTGACCAAATCTGTACTATAGTAGATGGCACTTTGGGATTTGGGCAAACTGGTAATGCTGTAGTTGCGCAGGTAATCAGCGGCTCCTTTTTGTACCTGGGACATACAGGGGTTCAAACGTTGTACCAAAACCCCGAATTCCAGATGATTGTCAAGGTACAACAAATCATCTTTGGAAAAACCAATGGTAAAAAAGACCTCGTTGTCAAACTGATTGCCGAGGATGAACTGGAGCAGGATGTATTCACTGCGCAGTAAAAAATCACCATTCACCAATTGAGGAATGTCCCATTCAAAATTTTTGACTTTCCCACAGGGGCCGCTGTTGATTTTTGTTGAAACAAGCCCCGTTTTCCAGCTCACCAGATTGGGAATGGCGTCAATGCTTAGCCCTTCGCGCAGCAGGGTATTGGAAGCGTGTTGAGCGAGGTAAAGGCAGTACCAATCGGAATTGAGCAAGTTGACGTCTACGATTTGTACGTCGTTGCGGAAGTTTTCGGTGCTTTGCAGGTAAAAAAGTGGGTAGGAAAAATTGTCTCCCGAGCAAAACAACACCGCATTTTTGCTGCAACTGTTGAGCAAATTGCGGCACAATTCCAGTTGTGGATCCAAATAAGCGCCCCGGCTTTTGCCTTGCTGAAAAGCCCAACGGGCCGAATCGGGCAGGTTTTGGGCCAGGTAACCCATCGCTAAGGAACCCCATATTGCGCCTAGTTTTGAATAGGGATCGAGGCTGAGTTTTTCACCTGCGTAGCGTGGGGTAAGGCTAATACAGCGTTCCAGATGCTGGCTGATTTCTGCTACTTTGATGCGGTTGCTAGAGGCTACCCAACTTGCATTCGCGGTATTGACTCGGTCCAGGGCATTCGCCAAAAAGTAATGAATTTCCGGGTTGTTGGGCGCTGTTGCCAAAGCTCTGCGCAGGTTTTGGGCAGTTTGCACCATATCCTGAGTGGTGTAGTCCTTTTTGAATTCACGTTTGGCTGATTCGAGCAAAGTGGCGGCGTTTTGGGCAATGATCGCTGCGCTGGTGGTGAGCCAGCACAACACAATCAAGCTGATGTAGGAGAAAAACTTGGTTTTCATCGGGTTGAAAATTTATGGTAAAGATGCAGGAATTCAGGCGTAAGTTGTAGGACAGTATCAAGGATTTTTTGCGCAGCTGCGCTGCTTGGTTTTTTAACACGACGGCGCGACGAAACGACGACGCGACGGTAGCTACCGCTAAATCACGACGCGATGCGCCGTGTATACTCAACGGCGTTTCGTTACCATTTTACATATAGGACACTGTTTATTGAAATATTAAGTGAGGATCACTCGTGTGATTCCATTTTTAATTAAGGCAACATTAAAATTGACCACTAGCCCAAGCTTCATTTCAGAGAGTTTTAGATAAGTCAGTAATTGTGCCTGATAGACAGGGTTCATGGTTTCAACAGCTTTGAGTTCAAGAATAATTTTTTTATCTACCATTAAATCTATTCGATAGCCCGTCTCAAAAATTATCCCTTTATAGGTCAATGGTACAGGTTTTTGTTGTTCAACGAATAGTCCCGCATCTTCAAGTTCTTTCTTCAGGCATAGTTCATAAATGGATTCCAATAGCCCTGGCCCTAGTGCTCGGTGTACGGTAAATAAACAATCATAGATCTTGTCTGATAAATCTTTATATAAGTATCCCATTTGGTTTGTGTTGTTAAGTATTAAAAAAGGTGTTTCGTGCTTCACCTACCCGACGCGCAGCGTTGGGTTGTAGCGGTAGCTATCGTCGCGTCGTCGTTTCGTCGCGTCGTCGTGTTAAAAAACGATTTGGCGTAGCCAAATCATACCATTAAGTAGCAATCGCCAGCGTGGCCATACTCAACTTCAACCCCGGCACCTCCAACAAAGGCAAAGCAGCGGCTTCCAGGGTAGCCCCGGTAGTCAATACATCATCTACCAATAACATGTGCCGATCTTGCAACGCCGTAACTTTGCGCACCTGAAAAGCGGTGCTCACATTGTCAAAACGATCCAGGCGATTTTTTTGGGTTTGGGTGGTCGTGTAGGCTACACGACGCAGATGCTGTTCTGAATATTCCACCCCCATTCCCTGCGATAAACCCGCCGCAATACAGGCACTCTGGTTGTAACCCCGCTGCCTTTGCCGCCGTGGGTGTAGCGGAATCGGTACAATTAAGTCTACCGAAGCAAAATCAGGGGCAGAACGCAGTTTTTCCCCAAAAATGATGCCCAGGCGAATGCCTACTTCCATGTTTCCGCCATATTTCAATTGGTGCATCAAGGCTTGAACCCGGCCTCCTTTGGTGAATTGCAGCATGGCTGCGGCGGAATGCAGCGGCACTCTTCCCCAAAAGCGTTCGGTAAAGGCATTCTCGGTGTTTAAATGGTGTTCGGTGTAAGGCAGTTCGCAATGGCATTGCAAACAGATGAGGCTTTCTTTAGGCAGGCTATTTTCTTCACAAGCCGGGCAAAGACGAGGATAGAGCAAACCCAAGAGGTCATCGATCCATTCGAGAGCAGAAGTAAACATCATGATGAATTTCGCGGTGAAAGAAGAGGTTTCCGCGAAAGGAAGGCAATTAATGTTGTGGCAGCAAATTAGAGCAACAAGATACTGTTTTCTTAAAAACTGACAATATCACGAGGGAATTATTTGGATTTTTAATTCAAATTGTATATTTTTGAACAAAGAAATAGAAAAATGACGATACAAAAACAGCTTTTGTTGGATATTCAAAAAATTGAGGACAGCTTATTATTGAATCAGCTTTATCAATACGTACAATTGATGAAAAAGATTACGGTAGCTTCTCCCTCAAATACTAGTACAGTTTTACAGTATGCAGGTAAAGTAGAGGACGCTGAAGCGAATGAATTAATGCTTTGCATAGAAAATGAATTTTCAGCCATAGAAGGAGAATGGTGAAATGAAAAAAATAGCCCTGGATACCAATGTTGCTATTGCCTTACTCAATGGCAATTCAGAAATTGTTACGATTATCCAATCTTTTGATTCCATTTACTTGCCAATCACTGTTTGTGGGGAATTGCTTTATGGCGCAAAAAATTCAGCAAAAAGCAAAACAAATCTGGAGTTTTATCGAAATTTCATCAATGCTTGCGCCATTTTGGATACTAATGCCATTGTAGCGGATGAATACTCGGACATTCGCCTGGAGCTAAAATCAAAAGGGAACCCTATCCCTGAAAATGACATTTGGATTGCTGCACTTTGCAGGGCTTATGGTATCCCGCTTTATACGCTAGACAGGCACTTTGCAAACATCTCCAACTTAAACATCTTTTCTCTGATATAAAAAACGTCTGCCCCGAAAAACCGTGACAGACGCCTCAAAACAAAACGAAAAACCAACTTTAAACAAGTCTCTTCAAGATCACAACAGGAACCAAAGAGACTTGTTTAAACTGATTTATTGATTTTTTTGTTCACGCAATTTTACGGGCACGGTAATCGATTTGCTTTTGCGCAACACCTTCAGATTGACGGTATCACCCACTTTGGCGCGGCCTATCACCTCTTGCAGTTCGGGAACTGATTTCACATCACGACCATCGATGCCCACAATGACATCATTAACTTGCAAACCTGCGTATTGCGCAGAGCCACCTTCCACCAATTCATCGATGACTACCCCTTGCGAGGCATCTACCGCCAGTTCTTTGGCCAAATCACTGTCCAATTCCAGGATCGTTACCCCTAAATAAGGCCTTTTGTAATCCCCAAAATTGATGATGTCGTCCACAACGCGGCGCGCGAGGTTAACCGGAATGGCAAAACTATAGCCCTGGAATGAACCCGTACGCGTAGCAATTGCGGTATTGATGCCAATGAGCCGGCCTTGTGCGTCAACCAAAGCCCCACCGCTGTTGCCAGGGTTTACGGCGGCATCGGTTTGGATAAAGGCTTCGATGGCAGCACCTTTGCCCAGAAGGTCGATGTTGCGGCCTTTGGCGCTGATGATGCCCGCAGTAACGGTAGAAGCAAGGTCAAAAGGGTTGCCAACGGCTAAAGCCCATTCTCCGATACGCACGGCATCCGAGTTGCCCATTTCGGCAGCACTAAGCCCGGTGGCGTCGATTTTGATGACTGCCAGGTCCGTTTTTTTGTCAGCACCTACCAGGGTGGCTT includes these proteins:
- a CDS encoding S1C family serine protease gives rise to the protein MKQWIALVFSGILGGVITLTGSHFLNQGNAETLKVEPVTYARSANLPSWSSNVPFDFVQAAQKATPSVVNITAKIARTTRSSQEDFFFFPFGGRGGGGPAEGSGSGVIYSENGYIITNNHVVEGASELEVTLSDNRKYKATLVGADKKTDLAVIKIDATGLSAAEMGNSDAVRIGEWALAVGNPFDLASTVTAGIISAKGRNIDLLGKGAAIEAFIQTDAAVNPGNSGGALVDAQGRLIGINTAIATRTGSFQGYSFAIPVNLARRVVDDIINFGDYKRPYLGVTILELDSDLAKELAVDASQGVVIDELVEGGSAQYAGLQVNDVIVGIDGRDVKSVPELQEVIGRAKVGDTVNLKVLRKSKSITVPVKLREQKNQ
- a CDS encoding L-serine ammonia-lyase codes for the protein MEFISVFDMLKIGVGPSSSHTLGPWRAAERFVQELTAQTLLEKTNKLEVLLYGSLALTGKGHGTDIAILMGLSGKDPVTVPVAEVKTLPEQILQRKTLHLAGTHPIHFDPEADIHFRGYEMLPFHANGMKLSAINARGETIHHSTYYSIGGGFVVKEGEEHVALGHDSPVPFVVGSGEDLLQWCKQTKRKISDIVYENEKTFLSKAEIDERLMHIWSVMLDAVYRGCHTEGILPGGLDVARRAFNMNQKLLADAEYASAQEWVQCIRFSRIGFSEVIKWIGCFAMAVNEENANFGRIVTAPTNGAAGVIPAVLMYYLSFAKPLAKNEDIVRFLLVAGQVGALFKQGSTISAAMGGCQAEIGVSSAMAAAALAECLGATPGQALMAAEIAMEHHLGLTCDPVGGLVQVPCIERNSMGAVKAIMAAKIALEGDPTKAKVTLDAVIKTMWETSQDMNHKYKETSLGGLAVNIAIALPEC
- a CDS encoding GxxExxY protein; its protein translation is MGYLYKDLSDKIYDCLFTVHRALGPGLLESIYELCLKKELEDAGLFVEQQKPVPLTYKGIIFETGYRIDLMVDKKIILELKAVETMNPVYQAQLLTYLKLSEMKLGLVVNFNVALIKNGITRVILT
- a CDS encoding ComF family protein; its protein translation is MMFTSALEWIDDLLGLLYPRLCPACEENSLPKESLICLQCHCELPYTEHHLNTENAFTERFWGRVPLHSAAAMLQFTKGGRVQALMHQLKYGGNMEVGIRLGIIFGEKLRSAPDFASVDLIVPIPLHPRRQRQRGYNQSACIAAGLSQGMGVEYSEQHLRRVAYTTTQTQKNRLDRFDNVSTAFQVRKVTALQDRHMLLVDDVLTTGATLEAAALPLLEVPGLKLSMATLAIAT
- a CDS encoding type II toxin-antitoxin system VapC family toxin, which gives rise to MKKIALDTNVAIALLNGNSEIVTIIQSFDSIYLPITVCGELLYGAKNSAKSKTNLEFYRNFINACAILDTNAIVADEYSDIRLELKSKGNPIPENDIWIAALCRAYGIPLYTLDRHFANISNLNIFSLI